The Ascidiaceihabitans donghaensis genome includes the window CCGTCTACAAAATGGATGCCACATTCTTCTTTTTCCGTTTCGCGCCAACGTCCTGCGCGAGGGTCTTCGCCTTCGGCGACAGGGGTTGTGCAAGGTGCGCATCCGATAGAGGGGTAGCCTTTGGCCACAAGCGGGTGGCGCGGCAGTTGCGTCGCTTTCATGTAGCGGATGGTGTCTTGCGCCGACCATAAGGCCAGCGGGTTGACCTTGAGGCGGTTTGTTTCTGTTTCGACCTCAAACATATTCAGCCGTTGGCGTGTGCCTGATTGATGCCGTTTTCGGCCAGTGATCCAACCACCATACTGCGTCAGCGCCTTTTGCAAGGGGGCCGTTTTGCGCAAAGTGCAGCAGGCGTTGGTGTCGGTTTTGTGCAATGTGCCATTCGGGTCGAGGATCTTTGAATCTTCCGCCCTAATGACATGCAGGTTTGTCAGGCCCAGTAATTCAGCCACGCGCTTTTGATGCTCAAGTGTTTCGTCAAACAACATTTCAGTGTCCACGAACAACACCGGTACATCGGGTTTAACCTTGGCAGCCAATTGCAACAGCACAACTGAATCTGCGCCAAAGCTGGACACCAATGCGATGTTCGGGACCTCACGAAAGGCGGCATCCAGCACTTCTGCTGCGCCTGCGTGGGCGTAGCGGGCATTCAGCTGCGCCGCACGCCCTGCGCTGATTGCGAGGCCGGAGCCTCCGGCGGAGGTTTTTTTGGCGAGATGAAGCCGGGGATCAGGCTGCATTGGCGGCCTGCGCTTCCGGGTAAAGGGCCGCTTTGAAGGGGGCCATGCCGAGGCGGCGGTAGGTTGCGATAAATTCTTCGCCTTCATTGCGCACATCGAGATAAGTTTCGACGATCCGCTCAATGGCGGGGATCAGGTCCTCGGCTGCAAATCCGGGGCCTGCGCGGTCGCCTACTTTTGCGGTTTCGGTGTGGTCGCCGCCCAGAGTGATCTGGTAATTTTCCACGCCTGCGCGGTCCAGTCCTAGGATGCCAATGTGACCGACATGGTGGTGCCCACAGGCGTTGATGCAGCCGGAAATTTTGATTTTCAGGTTGCCGATTTCATGTTCGAGCTTGAGTTCGTCAAAGCGCGTCGCGATTTCCTGAGCGATCGGGATTGAGCGCGCAGTGGCCAGTGCGCAATAATCCATGCCGGGGCAGGCGATGATGTCGCTGATCAGCCCGATATTGGCCGTTGCGAGGTCTTGTGCCTTCAGGGCTGCGTGGATGCTGGGCAGGTCGGATTTATGCACATGCGGCAGGATCACGTTTTGCTCGTGGCTGATACGCAATTCATCGTGCCCGAAGCGTTTGGCAAGATCCGCCATCAGGCGCATTTGTGTGGCGGAGGCGTCACCCGGTGTTGCGCCATGTTTTTTCAGGCTGATCGACACGATGGAATAGCCATCCGCCTTATGCGCCGTGATGTTTGTGTCGGCCCATGCGCGGAACACCGGATCGCGGTGGTAGGCGTCCTTGAACGTGGCTTCGGATTTTTGCACAAATTCCGGTGCTGCGAATTGCGCTTTGTATTCGGCCAGCTTTTGCTGGTCGATGCCCGAGAACGTGCCCTTGAGGATCGCGAAACGATCTTCCACCAAGCGTCGGATTTCGTCGATGCCGTGTTCGTGCACGGTGATCTTGATCCGCGCTTTGTATTTGTTGTCGCGACGGCCGATCTGGTTCCAGACCGATACGATCGCCTCGAGATAGGGCAACAGGTCTTCTTGGGGCAGGAAGTCGGTGATGACTTTGCCGATCATGGGCGTACGGCCAAGGCCTCCGCCGACAAGCACTTCGAACCCTGCCAGACCGTCCTTTTCGACCATTCGCAGCCCGATGTCATGCGCACGCGTTACGGCGCGGTCATTGGGGGAACCGGTGATCGCGATCTTGAACTTGCGCGGCATGAACTGGAATTCGGGGTGATCAGTCGACCATTGGCGGATCAGTTCGGCCACGGGGCGGGGATCGGCGATTTCATCCGCTGCCGCCCCTGCAAAATGGTCTGCCGTCACGTTGCGGATCGTGTTGCCAGAGGTCTGGATGGCATGCATCCCGACCTTGCCAAGCGCGTCCAGCATGTCTGGCACATCTTTCAGTTCGGGCCAGTTGTACTGGATGTTTTGACGGGTTGTGAAGTGGCCGTAGCCCTTGTCCCATTTTTCGGAAATATCCGCGAGTACACGCATTTGGGCGGAATTCAGCGTGCCATAGGGAATGGCCACGCGCAGCATATAGGCGTGCAGTTGCAGATAAAGGCCGTTCATCAAACGCAGGGGTTTGAATTCATCTTCGGTTAGGGAGCCATCAAGGCGGCGTTCGACCTGAGCGCGGAACTGGGCATTGCGGGATGCGATGAAATCGGTGTCGAATTCGGAATACTGATACATCTTATGCGACCTCTTGTTTGCCGTGGTTGTAGTTGGATGGCCCCTTGGCCCGGAAAGATTCGCGGAAATGGGTTGTGGTGGGCAGGCCATCGATGACTTGGGTGTCTGCCAGATAGACGCCCACAACGCTGTTCGCCTGTTGGCTGCCTTCGATCAGGCGCAGGTCTGCGTGGGCTTCGTCCGTGAGGACCTCAGCGTCCGCCAGATCACGCGACCAGCCGTCGAGCGTTTGGTAGATCACATCGCCTTTGAGCAGGTCGTTGGCGGTGACGATTTTGGGTGTGAACGCTTTAGGCATTATGCAAATTCCCGTGTGATAAGTGTGGCGGCGGCTTCTGAAGCGGCACGTGGCGCGAGGCCATAGAATGTGAGAGCAGGGCCGGACATTTCGGCGTCGGCCAGATCGGCAGGCAGATGCGCCAGCGTCGTGGACAGCACGCGTTGATCGGGGCGCGATGCGTTTTCGATTACGGTGACGGGCGTGTTTTGATCTGCGCCATGCATGATCAGGCGGCCTTGCACGAAACGCGCGGATTTCTTGCCCATATAGATGGCGGCGACCTGATCGGGTTTAGCCAAAGCCGCCCAATCGTGATCTGCGAACCCTTGCATGTCGTGGCCTGTCAGGAAGCGGACCGACGCATTGCGGCCACGGCGTGTCAGGCTTTGACCGATACTGGCGACGGCAGCGGAGGCCGCAGTGATACCTGGCACAATGTGCCACCCGATGTCTGCTGCGGTCACTGCATCTATTTCTTCATCCAACCGTCCAAAGACGGTGCTGTCACCGGATTTCAAACGCACGACTTGTGCGCCGGATTGCCCATGTTCCACCAAAAGATCATTGATGACTTCTTGGGGGGTGGAGGGGCCAAAGCCTTCTTTGCCCACATCCAGCATGATTGCTTCGCGCCGCGCGAGTTCAAGGATTTCGGGGCTAATGAGGCGGTCGTAAATGACCACGTCGGCCTCGTCCAAGGCTTTGCGGGCTTTCAGTGTTAGCAATTCAGGATCGCCGGGGCCTGCGCCGACAAAGGCAATGTGGCCTGTCCGGGCCTTACGGTTCAGGTGATCGTCCAGAAGCGCGTCCAACGCGGGTTGCACGGCTTTGACGCCATCGGTCATGGCGGCGGGGCCTGCATTGAAGTAGTAATCGCGCCAGAAATCGCGACGTGCACGGCCAAAGGGCAGTTCGTAGGACATCTTGCGGAAGGTCTTGCCGATGCGGGCCAGTGTGCCAAGCGTGCTGGGCAGCTTTTCTTCCAGATCCGCCTTGATGGCGCGGGCCAACACAGGCGCTGCGCCCTCGGTGCCGATGGCGATGGTTACAGGGTCGCGGTCCACGATGGCGGGGGTGATGAATTGGCTGTCTTCAAGGTTGTCGACCACATTGACCAAAGCGCCGTCTGCATGGGCGATGGTGGCGGTGCGTTTGTCTTCAACCGCGTCTTCGTCCGCTGCATAGAATAGGGCTGCACACATGGCGTCGCCAGGCTCCATCGCGCGGGGTATCAGGGTTAGTTTGCCTTGCGCGGCCCATGTTTTGATCTCGGGGGCGGCGTCGGGGCTGAACACATTGATATGGGCTGTCGTTTTCAAAAGTAGACGCAGCTTTGCAAGGGCAGCATCCCCACCGCCAGACAACACGATGCGCCGACCTGCTGTGGCCAGAAAAATAGGAAAGTGGTCCATGTGCAGCACCTGTGTTGGTTGTTTGACTTGACCCTCAATATAGGAAATATTCCCGATATGTTGCTAGTGCGCAGCTTAGATAAGGACGTTTGTTCCAGGCAGTCGCCGGAATAGAACGCCTGTACCGTGATTTGAGGATGAAGCGAATGAACGTTCGGATAGATGATGTAGACAGGAAAATCCTTGGGGCCTTGCAGCGCGACGCAAGCCAGTCTTTGGATGAAATTGCAAAGGAAGTTGGCAGTTCCAAGACCCCTGTATGGAATCGTATCCGTAAGTTGAAAGAGGCCGGTGTGATCGGCCAACAGACGGTTTTTCTGGATGCAGAGGCTTTGGGCTTTGAGGCGTGTTTCTTTGTTTTGATTCGTACATCCGAGCATGAAGCAGATTGGCAGGCAAAATTTCTAAAAGCGCTGCGCGACCGTGCCGAGGTGCAAGAAGCGCACCGTTTGGCGGGCGACATCGATTACATTCTGAAAGTGCGCGTGAAAAACGCCCGCGCCTACGACGCATTCTATCAGGCTTTGATCGGTGAAGTGCGCGTGCACAACGTCACGGCGCTGTTGTCTATGGAAGAAATCAAATCCACGACCATGTTGCCGCTTTAAGAGGTGACCATCAACGCCTTGAGCTGGTGAAAATGGTAGGTGTTGGCAAATTCGGGCGTGGCCGCCAAGGCAAGGTCCGGGTGTGCATCAAACAACATTGGCAGGGCGACGTGCATTTCCAACCTTGCCAATGGAGCCCCGACGCAAAAGTGCACGCCACCCCCAAAAGCCAAATGGGCAGGTGTTTTGCGGATCGGGTCAAACGTGTCGGGGGCGTTCAAAAGGGCGGGGTCACGGCCTGCGGCACCCAGCATCAGCGCAACCTGCTGACCCGCCTTCAAAATATGCCCGCCTAGATTGATGTCTTCGTACGCAAAGCGCGTGAACATGTGCAAGGGTGGGTCAAAACGCAACAGCTCTTCTGTGGTGTTGGCGATTGCATCCGGGGCCAAGGCAGCCCTGTCGGTGGTGTGTTCCAACAGCGTTTTTACAGCCAAGCCCAAACTGTGCACCGTTGCTTCGTGTCCGGCGTTCAAAAGCAAAACGCACGTGCCGATCAATTCATCCGTGTTCAGTTTTTCGCCGTCTTCTTCTGCTGCAATCAATCGGGTGATCAGATCGTCGGCAGGGTAATTGCGTTTCACTTTGATATAGTCGCGCAAATAGCTGTTAAATTCGGCAGCGGCGGTGTTTGCTGCGTGTTCCGTATCAACCGTTCGGCTGGCTTGATACATGGCCACCATCGCACTTGACCAGCGCAACAGATCAGGGGCGTGGGCTTCGGGCACGCCCAACAGGCGGACGATGACGCGCACAGGCACTTGGCTGCAATAGGCCGGCAAAAGGTCGAATGCACCGCGTGGAAACGCCGCGATCAGGTCGGTGCAAATGTCGCGAATATCGGGGGCCAGGTTTGCCACCCGTTTCGATGTAAAGGCGCGCAAAACCAATGACCGCAAACGCGTGTGGCGGTCGCCTTCCATATCCAGCATCGAATGTTTCTCAATAGCATCAAAGGCTTGCAAATGGTCTTGGGATGGGGCGCTTTGATCCATAGGTCTGGCGCGTCCCAACCGTTTGTCCCGCAACAGGGCGTGGACCGTTGCATGGTCGAAGGCCGCCAGCATGTTGTAGTCTTGCCAAAAGTGCACAGGCCCAAGGGCACGGGTTCTGGTGTAAAACGGATATGGGTTTTGCACAAAATCGGGGTCTAGCGGGGATTGAACAAGCAAGGTCATGTCTTATCCATGGCGTGTTGCGCACTGGATGACTATGGCCTTCTTTGGGCTTTCGCGGGCTTTGTGTGCAAAACAACCCATTTGATCAAGAAGGACGACGGATGACTTAACGCGATGTGTCGAATGCCAGCCGTGCGGCCAACGTAGCAAAAACAGTGCCCAGTGCATACTGAGACCATTTCGCAAGCATGCCGCTTTGCGAAAAACTGTGACTGACCCGGCTTGCCGCAAGGATCACCGCGCCGTTGACGAAAAAGCCAATGCCGTTCAGAACCGTGGCCAGCACCATAATCTGCAAAGCGACGGATCCGGACAAAGGTGTCACAAACTGCGGAAACAAAGCCAAAACAAAAATAGCCATTTTGGGGTTCAATAAGTTCGTCAGAAATCCTTGCCGGAACATAAGGGTAGCTGTTTGGTTGATCCGTTTTTTAGTCGTTTTCGGATTGGTCGGCGCGTTGGCGGTAAAGGCGCACCATGCAAGATACAACAAATATGCAGCGCCGATGTAGCGCACGATGTCATAGGCGACGGGAACTGCCAAAAACAGCTGGGACAGGCCCAACGCCGCGGCCAAAGCGTGAAAATAGGTGCCCGCTGCGATCCCGGCCCATGTGGCCAGCCCAGCGACACGGCCTTGCGCGGCACTTCGTGACGCAATCAGCAGCATGTCGGGCCCCGGTGTCATGGTCAAAGCAAGTGCTGCGGTTGCAAAAAGCAATAAGGTAGAAAGCTCTGGCATCGGTGATGTCCCAAATGACCGTTCTGTTAAACTCTATGCCGCCACAGCGTATGGGGCAACGATGGTTTGTGTCTTTAGCGCAGTGTCCTTGCCGCCCATGCCGCTTGTAGGCTGGCCTTTGCACATGGCTTTGTTAGGATGTGGCAATGGGGCAGGGGATTTTTCAAAGACTGGTGATTGCGTTCGGCTTTGGCGTGGTGGTTCTGGCCATCTCGGTGGGGGTGTGGCGCTACGGGTACGTTCAGGCCTTGGGACAGCTGTCGCGTCAGGGGGCTGTGGATCTCGCTTTGGCGGCGGATCGGCTTACGGGACAATTGCAGCGCTACCGCGAATTGGCAGTTCTGACGGCGGACCGCCCTGTTGCCGCCCAAATTGCAGGTGGCATCGTCGATACCGTGACGCGGACGCGGCTTTTGGAGATTGTCGATAAAACGGGCGCTTTGGATGTGATGGTTGTGGACACGGATGGTTTTGTGTTGGCATCGGCACGCGGTGTGGACAGTCTGGATCTGAGTGCGCAGCCTTTTGTGCGTCGTGCCATGCAAGGGGCACTGGGACGTGCGCATGGGCTGCGTGCCCCTTTTGATCGAAGGGCTTATTACTACGCGGCCCCTATATTTTCGGGGGCGGGCACCGTGCAGGGCGCTGTGGTGGTGGCGGCAGACATAGCGGCCATCGAATGGGATTGGGTTGGGTCCAACCCGCCTGTTTTTTTCACCGACGACACAGGCGAAGTCTTCATTTCAAATCGCTCTGAACTGGTGTTCTGGCAACGCCGCGAAGATCAACCGGGATTGCGGCCGGCATCTGGCACTGCCCCTGCCTTTAACAGTTATCTGTTAGGGCCACATGAGGTCTGGCAATTGGGGTGGGGTCCGTATTTGCCTGCCAATGCGTTACATATCACGCGCGATTTGCCAGTGATTGGAATGACCGGCGAAGTGTTGATGGATGTCTCGCCGGCGCGCCGCCTTGCAATGTTGCAAGCGGCAGCTGTCGCGGCCTTGTGTTTGGCCTTTGGGGCCGTTTTGTTTGTGGCGACCGAACGCAGACGCACATTGGCGCAGGCCAATGCGTTATTGGAAGCCCGCGTGGCCGAACGCACCACAGAGCTGGAACGCAGCAACGCCCAGCTGCGTTTTGAGGCAACAGAGCGGGAAGAAGCGCAAGCCGCATTGGCGCAGGCGCAATCCGATCTGGTGCAAGCAGGCAAGCTCAGCGCTTTGGGGCAGATGAGCGCAGGCATCAGCCACGAATTGAACCAGCCCCTGATGGCAATCCGGTCATTTGCGGAAAATGGCGTCGAATTCATGGCCCGTGACAAGCCCGAACGGGCCGCGGAAAACTTGACCCGCATTTCGGAATTGGCGCGGCGCATGGGGCGCATTATCAAAAATTTACGGGCTTTTGCGCGGCAGGAAAGCGAAAGCCTTGTGCGGGTGGACGTGGGCGCAGTCTTGGTGTCGGCGCTTGAGCTGACGGAGGCGCGAATGCGCACTTGTGGTGTTGTGTTGCAGGTGAACCGTCCCGACCACCCTGTCTACGTGCGTGGCGGCGAAGTCCGTTTGGGGCAGGTGTTTGTAAACCTGATCAGCAATGCGGCCGACGCGATGCAAGACAGTGCAGAAAAGCAGCTAACGATACATATTGTCCAAGGCGGAGCATCAACTGGTGGCGGGAACCCGGATGGGCGCGGTGCCGTGACAGTGACCTTCGAAGACACCGGCCCGGGTATTTCAGTGCCTGACAAAGTGTTCGACCCGTTCTATTCGACCAAAGAAGTCGGTGCGTCAGAAGGCATGGGGTTGGGCCTGTCGATTTCTTACGGCATCGTGCAAAGCTTTGGGGGCGAAATTCGCGGCACCAACACTGACAAAGGCGCTGTCTTCGCGGTGCATTTGGATCACTGGCAAGAGGATGACAAGATAACATGACACGATCTGTTCTTGTGGTGGATGATGATGCAGCCGTGCGGGACGCGGTGTCGCAAACGCTGGAACTGGCCGATCTTGATCCAATGCCTGTGGGGTCTTTTGTCGCCGCCAAAGACCACATCAACAGGGGCTTTGACGGGGTCATCTTGTCTGACATCCGCATGCCTGGGCGCGACGGATTTCATCTTTTGGATTATGCCCATGCCCAAGACCCTGATCTGCCTGTGATCTTGCTGACAGGGGAAGGTGATATTCCGATGGCGGTGCAGGCCATGGGGCAGGGTGCTTTTGATTTTCTGGAAAAACCCTGCGCGCCCAGTGATTTGTTGGCAGTTCTTGAGCGGGCTTTGAAAACACGCGCATTGGTTTTGGAAAACCGTCGTCTGACGGAATTGGTGGAAACAGGTGATCCCGCGGCGCGCATGTTGTTTGGATCATCTGATCTGGCAGAAGCGATGCGCACGCGGGTGCGCCGGTTTGCACAATTGGATGCAGATGTGCTTGTGACCGGTGCGACCGGCACGGGCATTTCCAAAGTGGCAGAGGTGATCCATCTGTCATCCACACGGTCCAAAGCGCCATTTGTGAAACAGGCCGCGGCCGATTTGAACGTGCCGCATCTGGAAGCGGCGCTGCAAGACGCACAAGGCGGCAGCTTGTTTCTGGATGAAATCGCCCTGTTGCCGGCCAACACGCAATTGTATCTGGCAGAAGTGCTTGAAGGTAGCGCGAAAGCGCGTCTGCTGGCGGGCAGCACGCGTGATCTGGACGATGTTGTGGCCCAAGGCCGCTTGAATGCAGACCTTTATTACCGCGTCAACACCATGACTGTGCGCATCCCTTCATTGGCAGAGCGCCCCGAAGACATTCCCGTCCTGTTTCGCCATTACGTGGCCCAAGCCAGCGAACAGGCAGGCTTGCAAGCCCCGGATATAAGCCCGGATTTTGAAGCCACATTGATGGCGCAAAACTGGCCCGGAAACGCGCGATCGCTGATGAGTGCGGCGATGCGGTTTGTTTTGGGCATGCCGGAAGACGTCACGGAAGCCACTGATCTGGGACTAAGCGAACAGATGGCGCGGGTAGAGCGGTCATTGCTGATTGCTGCCTTGGGGCGGCACAACGGGATGGCGGCCCGCGCGGCTGAAGGGTTAAAGCTGCCGCGTAAAACCTTCTACGATAAATTGAAACGCTACGGGATTCGCGCCGAAGACTACCGGCGCTAACATTTGTGCGGATTTTCGCACAAATGCAGGACGGTTTGTGCGAAAATCCGCACCAGCAGAAGGCTGCCACTTCTCAATTGGACTAGTGATTTATTGCAATATGCTGAAAATAAATGATAATTTCAAACGGCTATAAGTCATTTTGATCACCCCGCGCCAACAGCGCAAAGATGTGGTTCACTGGCGCCAAGCTGCCTTCAGGGTGGCGCTACATCTATGTTTCTGGGAGGAAACCACATGAAATTTGTATCTGCTGTGGCTGCGGCCGCGCTTAGCTTTACTGTGTCGGCCGGTGCTGTTGCCGCGGCTTGTGACGACGGTGAAATCGTCATCAAGTTCAGCCACGTCACCAACACGGACAAGCACCCGAAAGGCATCGCTGCGTCCTTGCTGGGACAGCGCGTCAACGACGAGATGAACGGCACGGCCTGCATGGAAGTGTTCCCGAACTCGACGCTTTACAACGACAACCAGGTGCTGGAAGCGATGCTGCAAGGTGACGTGCAACTGGCGGCGCCTTCGCTTTCCAAGTTCGAGCAATTTACCAAGCAATTCCGCATCTTCGATCTGCCATTCATGTTCAACGACATCGCGGCCGTTGACGCTTTCCAAAGCTCTGAAACCGGTCAGGCGATGAAAGAATCCATGGTGCGCCGTGGTCTTTTGGGCCTCGCGTTCTGGCACAATGGCATGAAACAAATGTCGGCCAACGTGCCTTTGGAATCCCCATCCGATGCCAACGGCCTCAAGTTCCGCGTTCAGAACTCTGACGTGTTGAAGGCGCAAATGGCGGCTTTGGGTGGCTCTCCGCAGCCTATGGCCTTTTCTGAAGTGTACGGCGCCTTGCAAACTGGCGTTGTGGACGGTCAGGAAAACACATGGTCCAACATCTACGGCAAAAAGTTCTTTGAGGTTCAGGACGGCGTGACCGAAACCAACCACGGCATCATCGACTATCTGTTGGTGACCAATGTGGATTGGTGGGAAGGTCTGGACGAAGGTGTGCGCACCCAGCTTGGCACGATCATCGAAGAAGTGTCTGTGGCGCGTAACGCTGAATCCACAGCTGTGAACGCATCCAACAAGCAGGCGATCCTGGACGCGGGCGGTGTTGTGCGTGAATTGACCGCAGAGCAGCGCGAAGAATGGGTCACAGTGATGAAGCCTGTATGGGAACAGTTCAAAGGCGATGTTGGCCAAGAGAACATCGACGCGGCCCAAGCGATCAACGCAGCCACAAACTAAGCCTAAGAACCCCGCGCTGGCTGGTCTGGCGCGGGGTTTATTTTGTCTGAAACAGGGGGGAGGCCGATGGCGTCCAATTACAACAAGGCCGAACTGACAGGCGTCGGACGCTGGGTCAATGAATTCGAAGAGACCGCGATTGCGCTGATTTTGGGTGCGATGCTGGTCATTACCTTCATCAACGTCGTGCTGC containing:
- a CDS encoding Lrp/AsnC family transcriptional regulator, with the translated sequence MNVRIDDVDRKILGALQRDASQSLDEIAKEVGSSKTPVWNRIRKLKEAGVIGQQTVFLDAEALGFEACFFVLIRTSEHEADWQAKFLKALRDRAEVQEAHRLAGDIDYILKVRVKNARAYDAFYQALIGEVRVHNVTALLSMEEIKSTTMLPL
- a CDS encoding LysE family translocator; translated protein: MPELSTLLLFATAALALTMTPGPDMLLIASRSAAQGRVAGLATWAGIAAGTYFHALAAALGLSQLFLAVPVAYDIVRYIGAAYLLYLAWCAFTANAPTNPKTTKKRINQTATLMFRQGFLTNLLNPKMAIFVLALFPQFVTPLSGSVALQIMVLATVLNGIGFFVNGAVILAASRVSHSFSQSGMLAKWSQYALGTVFATLAARLAFDTSR
- a CDS encoding cytochrome P450, with amino-acid sequence MTLLVQSPLDPDFVQNPYPFYTRTRALGPVHFWQDYNMLAAFDHATVHALLRDKRLGRARPMDQSAPSQDHLQAFDAIEKHSMLDMEGDRHTRLRSLVLRAFTSKRVANLAPDIRDICTDLIAAFPRGAFDLLPAYCSQVPVRVIVRLLGVPEAHAPDLLRWSSAMVAMYQASRTVDTEHAANTAAAEFNSYLRDYIKVKRNYPADDLITRLIAAEEDGEKLNTDELIGTCVLLLNAGHEATVHSLGLAVKTLLEHTTDRAALAPDAIANTTEELLRFDPPLHMFTRFAYEDINLGGHILKAGQQVALMLGAAGRDPALLNAPDTFDPIRKTPAHLAFGGGVHFCVGAPLARLEMHVALPMLFDAHPDLALAATPEFANTYHFHQLKALMVTS
- a CDS encoding nitrite/sulfite reductase; translation: MYQYSEFDTDFIASRNAQFRAQVERRLDGSLTEDEFKPLRLMNGLYLQLHAYMLRVAIPYGTLNSAQMRVLADISEKWDKGYGHFTTRQNIQYNWPELKDVPDMLDALGKVGMHAIQTSGNTIRNVTADHFAGAAADEIADPRPVAELIRQWSTDHPEFQFMPRKFKIAITGSPNDRAVTRAHDIGLRMVEKDGLAGFEVLVGGGLGRTPMIGKVITDFLPQEDLLPYLEAIVSVWNQIGRRDNKYKARIKITVHEHGIDEIRRLVEDRFAILKGTFSGIDQQKLAEYKAQFAAPEFVQKSEATFKDAYHRDPVFRAWADTNITAHKADGYSIVSISLKKHGATPGDASATQMRLMADLAKRFGHDELRISHEQNVILPHVHKSDLPSIHAALKAQDLATANIGLISDIIACPGMDYCALATARSIPIAQEIATRFDELKLEHEIGNLKIKISGCINACGHHHVGHIGILGLDRAGVENYQITLGGDHTETAKVGDRAGPGFAAEDLIPAIERIVETYLDVRNEGEEFIATYRRLGMAPFKAALYPEAQAANAA
- a CDS encoding sensor histidine kinase, producing the protein MGQGIFQRLVIAFGFGVVVLAISVGVWRYGYVQALGQLSRQGAVDLALAADRLTGQLQRYRELAVLTADRPVAAQIAGGIVDTVTRTRLLEIVDKTGALDVMVVDTDGFVLASARGVDSLDLSAQPFVRRAMQGALGRAHGLRAPFDRRAYYYAAPIFSGAGTVQGAVVVAADIAAIEWDWVGSNPPVFFTDDTGEVFISNRSELVFWQRREDQPGLRPASGTAPAFNSYLLGPHEVWQLGWGPYLPANALHITRDLPVIGMTGEVLMDVSPARRLAMLQAAAVAALCLAFGAVLFVATERRRTLAQANALLEARVAERTTELERSNAQLRFEATEREEAQAALAQAQSDLVQAGKLSALGQMSAGISHELNQPLMAIRSFAENGVEFMARDKPERAAENLTRISELARRMGRIIKNLRAFARQESESLVRVDVGAVLVSALELTEARMRTCGVVLQVNRPDHPVYVRGGEVRLGQVFVNLISNAADAMQDSAEKQLTIHIVQGGASTGGGNPDGRGAVTVTFEDTGPGISVPDKVFDPFYSTKEVGASEGMGLGLSISYGIVQSFGGEIRGTNTDKGAVFAVHLDHWQEDDKIT
- a CDS encoding DctP family TRAP transporter solute-binding subunit; the encoded protein is MKFVSAVAAAALSFTVSAGAVAAACDDGEIVIKFSHVTNTDKHPKGIAASLLGQRVNDEMNGTACMEVFPNSTLYNDNQVLEAMLQGDVQLAAPSLSKFEQFTKQFRIFDLPFMFNDIAAVDAFQSSETGQAMKESMVRRGLLGLAFWHNGMKQMSANVPLESPSDANGLKFRVQNSDVLKAQMAALGGSPQPMAFSEVYGALQTGVVDGQENTWSNIYGKKFFEVQDGVTETNHGIIDYLLVTNVDWWEGLDEGVRTQLGTIIEEVSVARNAESTAVNASNKQAILDAGGVVRELTAEQREEWVTVMKPVWEQFKGDVGQENIDAAQAINAATN
- the cysG gene encoding siroheme synthase CysG; translation: MDHFPIFLATAGRRIVLSGGGDAALAKLRLLLKTTAHINVFSPDAAPEIKTWAAQGKLTLIPRAMEPGDAMCAALFYAADEDAVEDKRTATIAHADGALVNVVDNLEDSQFITPAIVDRDPVTIAIGTEGAAPVLARAIKADLEEKLPSTLGTLARIGKTFRKMSYELPFGRARRDFWRDYYFNAGPAAMTDGVKAVQPALDALLDDHLNRKARTGHIAFVGAGPGDPELLTLKARKALDEADVVIYDRLISPEILELARREAIMLDVGKEGFGPSTPQEVINDLLVEHGQSGAQVVRLKSGDSTVFGRLDEEIDAVTAADIGWHIVPGITAASAAVASIGQSLTRRGRNASVRFLTGHDMQGFADHDWAALAKPDQVAAIYMGKKSARFVQGRLIMHGADQNTPVTVIENASRPDQRVLSTTLAHLPADLADAEMSGPALTFYGLAPRAASEAAATLITREFA
- a CDS encoding phosphoadenylyl-sulfate reductase, which gives rise to MQPDPRLHLAKKTSAGGSGLAISAGRAAQLNARYAHAGAAEVLDAAFREVPNIALVSSFGADSVVLLQLAAKVKPDVPVLFVDTEMLFDETLEHQKRVAELLGLTNLHVIRAEDSKILDPNGTLHKTDTNACCTLRKTAPLQKALTQYGGWITGRKRHQSGTRQRLNMFEVETETNRLKVNPLALWSAQDTIRYMKATQLPRHPLVAKGYPSIGCAPCTTPVAEGEDPRAGRWRETEKEECGIHFVDGKMVRTPAVDNVPHSGDIQ
- a CDS encoding DUF2849 domain-containing protein; the protein is MPKAFTPKIVTANDLLKGDVIYQTLDGWSRDLADAEVLTDEAHADLRLIEGSQQANSVVGVYLADTQVIDGLPTTTHFRESFRAKGPSNYNHGKQEVA
- a CDS encoding sigma-54-dependent transcriptional regulator; translation: MTRSVLVVDDDAAVRDAVSQTLELADLDPMPVGSFVAAKDHINRGFDGVILSDIRMPGRDGFHLLDYAHAQDPDLPVILLTGEGDIPMAVQAMGQGAFDFLEKPCAPSDLLAVLERALKTRALVLENRRLTELVETGDPAARMLFGSSDLAEAMRTRVRRFAQLDADVLVTGATGTGISKVAEVIHLSSTRSKAPFVKQAAADLNVPHLEAALQDAQGGSLFLDEIALLPANTQLYLAEVLEGSAKARLLAGSTRDLDDVVAQGRLNADLYYRVNTMTVRIPSLAERPEDIPVLFRHYVAQASEQAGLQAPDISPDFEATLMAQNWPGNARSLMSAAMRFVLGMPEDVTEATDLGLSEQMARVERSLLIAALGRHNGMAARAAEGLKLPRKTFYDKLKRYGIRAEDYRR